TGGGTTGATAGGCCGGATCTGGAAGCACGGTAACGTGTGGAGGTGACCGGTACTAATAGGCCGAGGGCTTGTCCTCAGTTGCTCGCGTCCACTGTGTTAGTTCTGAGGCAACGACCGTTGCCGGCTTTGAGCAGAACGCATAACTGAAGAGTGTGCTTGTTCGCTCGAAACCATTAGGGTTTCGGTGGTCATAGCGTGAGGGAAACGCCCGGTTACATTCCGAACCCGGAAGCTAAGCCTCACAGCGCCGATGGTACTGCAGGGGGGACCCTGTGGGAGAGTAGGACACCGCCGAACAATCTTTGGAGGACCCCTGGTCACCAGCGTTCAGCTGGGACCGGGGGTCCTTTTGTTTTTACAATGCTTGTGATACCGAAGACAGGAGTCACCGATGTCCACCAACTCTCCCGACGATCGACCGGAGCGCGACCAGCGGCGACGGGACAGTGGTGACCGCGGCGACCGTGGCGGCTTCCGTCGCGACAACGACCGCGGTGGCTACGGCCGGCGCGACGACAACCGCGGTGATCGCGGTGGCTTCCGGCGTGATGACAGTCGCGGTGATCGCGGCGAGCGGAGCGGCTACGGCCGTAGGGACGATCGTCGTGAGGGCGATCGGGGTTCGCGTCCGGCGTTCCAACGGGACGACCGCGATCGCGGGCCGCGTCGTGATGACCGTGGTGGGGAGCGTCCGCCTTTCCGTCGTGACGATCGTCGTGATGACCGTGGTGGGGACCGTCCGTCCTTCCGTCGCGACGACCGCGGGGAACGTCCGTCCTTCCGTCGTGACGATCGTCGTGATGACCGTGGTGGGGAGCGTCCGTCCTTCCGTCGTGACGATCGTCGTGATGACCGTGGTGGGGAGCGTCCGCCTTTCCGTCGTGACGATCGTCGTGATGACCGTGGTGGGGACCGTCCGTCCTTCCGTCGTGACGATCGTCGTGATGACCGTGGTGGGGACCGTCCGTCCTTCCGTCGTGACGATCGTCGTGATGACCGTGGTGGGGACCGTCCGCCTTTCCGTCGTGACGATCGTCGTGATGACCGTGGTGGGGACCGTCCGTCCTTCCGTCGCGACGACCGCGGGGAACGTCCGTCCTTCCGCCGTGACGACCGTCGTGATGACCGTGGTGGGGAGCGTCCGCCTTTCCGTCGTGACGATCGTCGTGATGACCGTGGTGGGGACCGTCCGTCCTTCCGTCGCGACGACCGCGGGGAACGTCCGTCCTTCCGTCGTGACGACCGTGGTGGGGAGCGTCCCTCTTTCCGTCGTGACGACCGTCCGTCCTTCCGTCGCGATGACCGTGGTGGGGAGCGTCCGCCTTTCCGTCGTGACGACCGTCGTGACGACCGCGGGGACCGTCCGTCCTTCCGTCGTGACGACCGTCGTGATGACCGTGGTGGGGAGCGTCCGCCGTTCCGTCGTGACGACCGCGGGGGCTTCCGGGGCCGGGACGACCGGGGTGGCCGTCCCGGTGGTTTCCGCGGGCGGGACGGTGGCCGGGACGGGCGTGACGACCGGCGCGGTGGCGGTGGCCGCTTCCGTGACGAGCGTGACCGCGACCGGGAGCCGATCAAGCGGCTGCCGATTCCCGAGGACGTCACCGGCGACGAGATCGACAAGGACGTCCGGCAGGAACTGCAGAGCCTGCCCAAGACGCTCGCGGAGGACGTCGCCAAGAACCTGGTGATGGTCGCGCGGCTCATCGACGAGGACCCCGAGGGCGCCTACGGTTACTCCCGGGTGGCCCTTCGCCTGGCGTCCCGCGTGGCCGCCGTCCGCGAGGCCGCCGGGTTCGCCGCGTACGCCAATCAGAAGTACAGCGAGGCACTCGCCGAGTTCCGGGCCGCGCGGCGCATGACCGGCAGCGTGGACCTGTGGCCCGTGATGGCCGACTGCGAGCGTGGGCTCGGGCGGCCGGAGAGGGCCATGGACATGGCCGGCGCCCCCGAGGTGCACAAGCTGGACAAGGCCGGACAGGTCGAGATGCGGCTCGTCGCGGCCGGTGCCCGGCGTGACATGGGGCAGCTGGACGCGGCCATCGTGACCCTGCAGAGCCCCGAGCTGGCCTCCCACTCGGTTCAGCCGTGGACCGCGCGCCTGCGTTACGCCTACGCCGACGCCCTGCTGGCCGCCGGCCGGGAGGGCGAGGCGCGGGAGTGGTTCGCCAAGGCCGTCGAGGCCGACCGGGACGGCAGCACGGACGCTTCCGACCGGCTCGCCGAGCTGGACGGCGTGGAGTTCGTCGACGCCCTCGACGACACCGAGGACGAGCCCGGGACCGAGCTCGGGACCGAGCCCCGGATCAAGACCGGGACCGGACCCGAAGCCGCGGCCGAGAGCCGCGACGCCGGCGGCGAGCACGCGGCCGAGGAGAGCCCCGCCGGTCAGGACGCCGCCGAGCAGGAGCGGCACGGGGACTGAGTCCGGGCGGTGACCGGGTGACTGGAAGGGCGGGACCGAACGGGTCCCGCCCTTTCGCGTGTCCGGGCCCCGTACGCCGCGCGCCGGTCAGATGTCCAGGGCCCGCAGCACCAGGCCCGAAGCCGGCTTCGGGCCGAACGAGGTCGACTTGCGGGGCATCGTCACGCCCTGGCGGGCCAGGTCGCGGACGACGTCCTCGCGGACCGGGTGCATCAGGACGGCCGTACCGCCGTCGCGCTCCGCCTTCGCGACCGTGGCGGCCGCGTCGTGGATGTACGTGACGTGCGCGGGCGAGTCCTCGGGGACGTGCCAGACGTGGTCGAGCAGCGCGGCGTGCAGGACCGCGGCGTCCAGACGGCGCCAGGCGGCCGGGCGGTCGGCCGGGACGGTCCGGGCCAGCAGGCCCGGGTCCGGGCGGTCGATCAGGTGGAAGGCGCCGTCGCCGGCCAGCAGGAAGGCGTTGCCCGCGCCGGCCGCGTCCGCCAGCGCCCGCAGCGCCTCGGGCAGCGGGGCCGCCAGGCGCCGTACCCGGAACAGGCCGTCCACGGCCCTGAGCGCGTCCGCGACCGGAAGGCCGTGCAGCAGGCGGTGGATGGCGCGTACGCGCAGCGGGTAGCGGGCGGTGTCGACCAGCAGGACCAGACCGTGGTCCCAGGGGCTGGGGGAGGGGTGCTCCGCGCGCAGCCGCCGGTAGGTGGCCCAGCGGTGGTGGCCGTCGGCGATCAGGGCCTGCTGCCGGGCCAGGTCCGTCCGTATGCGGGCGAGGTCGGCGGGTTCGGTGACGGACCACAGTCGGTGGTGGAAGCCGTCCTCGGTGGTCGTGGCCAGCAGTGGCGGACGCCGCGCCGTGCGCTCGACGACCTCGGCCGCCGTGCCGTCGCCGCGGTAGGTCAGCAGCAGCGGTTCCAGGTTCGCGCGGGTGGCGCGCATCAGGGCCGCGCGGTCGGCCACCACCGGCGGCATGACGTCTTCGTGGGGCAGCACCACGCCCTCGGACGGCTCCGACACGCGCAGGGCGCCGATGATCCCGCGCTGCAGCACGCCCTCGCCGTCCCGCTGCTCGTACACGTACAGGGCGGGCTGCGCGTCGACGGTCAGGACGCCCTCGGCCAGCCAGCGGCGCAGGGTGCCGGCCGCCTGGTCGTTGCGCGCGCTGGGCGTGCCGGCCTGGGGGAGGATCAGCCGGACGACGTTGTGCGGGTCGGCGGACTGGAGGTGGTGCAGGCCGTCGGGGCGGACGACGACGTCGTACGGGGGGACGTGACGGAGGCCAGGCTGCCGACCCGGTCGGGGTCGTAGCGGAGGCCTCGGAACGGGGTGAGTTCCAGGCCTCGGTGCGCCGTTGCCTCCGAGTGACCTGCTGAGTTCATCCCGGCATCGTACGTGCGACGGCGGCGTGCGGGATGATCGGGGGAAAGACGGCCGAACGAGGAGCGATGCGGAATGAGCCAGGGCGTCAGGACGAGGCCCGAGGGCAGTGGACGGCCCCTGAGCGAGGCGTACGACACGGCGCTGCTCGATCTGGACGGGGTGGTGTACACGGGCGGGAAGGCGATCGCGCACGCCGTCGACTCACTGGCGAGCGCCCGTGAGGGCGGCATGCGCCTGGCGTACGTCACCAACAACGCGCTGCGGACCCCGGACGTGGTGGCCGGTCACCTGACGGAGCTGGGCATACCGACGGGCGCGGACGACGTCATCACCTCGGCGCAGGCGGTCGCGCGGCTGGTCGGTGAGCAGGTGCCGGCCGGGTCGCGGGTGCTGGTGATCGGCGGTGAGGGGCTGCGGGTGGCGCTGCGTGAGCGCGGTCTGGTGCCCGTGGAGTCGGCGGACGACGATCCGGTTGCGGTCGTGCAGGGGTACGGCGGACCGGACCTGACCTGGTCGCGGTTGGCGGAGGCGTCGTACGCCGTGGCCAGGGGGGTGCCGTGGTTCGCGTCGAACACCGACCTGACGATCCCGAGCGGGCGCGGCATCGCGCCGGGCAACGGGGCGGCCGTCGAGGTCGTGCGGATCGCGACCGGCGCCGAGCCGCAGGTGGCGGGCAAGCCGCTGCCGCCCATGCACCGGGAGACGGTCATCCGGACCGGTGCCGAGCGGCCCCTGGTGGTGGGGGACCGGCTGGACACGGACATCGAGGGGGCGTTCAACGGCGGGGTGGACTCGCTGCTGGTGCTCACCGGCGTCACCGACGGCGCCCGGTTGCTCGCCGCGCCGCCACGGCACCGGCCCACGTTCGTGGACGCCGATCTGCGCGGGTTGCTCGGCGGTCAGCCGGAGGTCGCCGGGGAGGGCGGCCGGTTCCGCTGCGGAGGGTGGACGGCGTCGGCCGGGCGGGA
This is a stretch of genomic DNA from Streptomyces sp. TG1A-8. It encodes these proteins:
- a CDS encoding tetratricopeptide repeat protein — encoded protein: MPIPEDVTGDEIDKDVRQELQSLPKTLAEDVAKNLVMVARLIDEDPEGAYGYSRVALRLASRVAAVREAAGFAAYANQKYSEALAEFRAARRMTGSVDLWPVMADCERGLGRPERAMDMAGAPEVHKLDKAGQVEMRLVAAGARRDMGQLDAAIVTLQSPELASHSVQPWTARLRYAYADALLAAGREGEAREWFAKAVEADRDGSTDASDRLAELDGVEFVDALDDTEDEPGTELGTEPRIKTGTGPEAAAESRDAGGEHAAEESPAGQDAAEQERHGD
- a CDS encoding HAD-IIA family hydrolase, with the translated sequence MSQGVRTRPEGSGRPLSEAYDTALLDLDGVVYTGGKAIAHAVDSLASAREGGMRLAYVTNNALRTPDVVAGHLTELGIPTGADDVITSAQAVARLVGEQVPAGSRVLVIGGEGLRVALRERGLVPVESADDDPVAVVQGYGGPDLTWSRLAEASYAVARGVPWFASNTDLTIPSGRGIAPGNGAAVEVVRIATGAEPQVAGKPLPPMHRETVIRTGAERPLVVGDRLDTDIEGAFNGGVDSLLVLTGVTDGARLLAAPPRHRPTFVDADLRGLLGGQPEVAGEGGRFRCGGWTASAGREELELDGDGKALDGLRALCAAAWTAAGNGACALDAGKALAKLGL